The Erwinia sorbitola nucleotide sequence AACAGCTGACCAGTAACAGCGATGCAGCAATAAGTGCACCCGCCAGCTTCAGAGGTTTAACAGGGGAGATGCGGCGACAACGGGTGATGGTAAACTCCGGTTTTTTCAGATAGTTGAGCGTAAAGATTCATTCTCGTACTATCCTGGGTAAAGTCAATGGAATAGGTGTTATACGTGGTGGATATCGAGGTTCGGGGATAGAAACAGGGCAGTTAAGCAGCGTGTCGCTACGCGAATTCTTGTGCATAATTACCCTGCAAGTTCTCCAGAATTCACGTAGCGACGCCAATTTCAGAGCATCTGTGTAACCGAAAAGGGAGTCATCACTCTTCTTCCATCTTCTCCACTAAGATATCTCCAATATTAAATTGGAGCCAGTCCACTAACTCTTTGATTTTGCTGGCAGCTTCTGCGCCGAGCGGCGTCAGGGTATATTCAACGTGGGGCGGGACAGTGTTGAATGATTTTCGCACCAGCATTTTATCTTCTTCCAGCTGTTGTAGGGTTTGGGTCAGCATGCGTTCGCTTATGCCCTCAACCTCTCGACGAAGTTCGCCGAAGCGTTTGGTGCCACTTTTCAGCGCCAGCATCACTAACAACCCCCACTTCCCCGTGATTTTGTGCAAAATTTGACGGGAAGGGCATTGCGAAAGCAACACGTTGCCGACCATTCTGCCGTTCACAAAGAACTCTGGAGGAATAGCCTTTTGCAATGCGGATTGATCCAGTTGATTATGCATTTTTCGCCCTATTAATAATAACCACTTACTAAAGGTAAGCTTAGTGAGTTTACGTTATTCCTGCAAGGAACAATGCATTAAATCTGACGGTTTCAAATGTGTTTTTTCATTTTAATAAGGTTTTTAATAAGTTTATTTAATTAAAAATCAATATGTTATGTGAAGAAGAAAATTTTTTTCCAAACTTACATTTTTGTATGTACTTCCTAAAAGGAAGTTATGACCTATAATTAGTGCATCACACCAACGCCGAACGCGTCGGCAGCAATATTGTTAGTCAATTTATTTCTAAGAGGAATGCATGATGAAAACTATCGCAGTCACAGGTGCAACAGGTCAATTCGGTGCAATCGCTTTAGCAAAACTACAGGAAAAAGGGGCAAAGCCGATTGCCCTGGTGCGTAACCCGGCAAAAATTTCAGGGGCAGAAGCCCGGGCATTTGATTATTCAAAAGTGGAAGGTCAAGTGGAGGCGCTGCAAGGTGTGGACACGCTCCTTTTAGTATCAGGTAGTGAAGTAGGGCAGCGCGAAGTGCAACACAAGAACGTGATCGAATCTGCGAAAAAAGCGGGAGTAAAACATATTATTTATACCAGTTTACTCGGTGCAACCAATGAAATTACCGTTGGTTTATTAGCAGGCGAACACGTGGCTACCGAACAGGCACTGAAAGAGTCTGGCTTAACCTACACCATTTTGCGTAATGGCTGGTACACCGAAAACTATACTGCTTCTGTGCAACCTGCATTAGCGTTAAATGCATTTTATGGTTCAGCAAAAGACGGGAAAATTGCCTCTGCATTACGTGCTGATTATGCGGAAGCCGCAGCAAACGTTGCACTCGGTGAAGGGCACGAAAATAAAACCTACGAACTGGCCGGTGACAACGCTTACACCCTTACGGAGTTAGCGGCAGAAATCAGCAAGCAGTCAGGTAAAGAGATCCCATATGTGGATATTCCAGCGGCAGATTACGAGAGCGCATTGTTAAAAGCGGGGTTGCCAGAGGGCCTGGCTCACTTACTTGCTCAGGCGGATGTGGATGCCTCAAAAGGGGCGTTATTCTCAACCGACAAAACGCTTTCTCGCCTGCTCGGTCGTCCAACGCAGGATTTAGCCGTGGCGGTGAAAGCAGCTCTTTAATTCCAATTGCTCCGATGTAAAAAGGGATCAACATGGAAAAAAGATTACAGGCGGCTAAGGCCGCCTTTAAAAATGCAGATTGTGTGCTGATTGGCGCCGGGGCAGGCTTTTCTGCTGCCGCCGGGCTGACCTATTCGAATAAGCGTTTTACCGATAATTTCCAGGCGTTTATTCAAAAATACGGTATGACGGATATGTATTCCGCCGGTTTTTACCCATTCCCCAGTGAAGAGGCGAAGTGGGCATACTGGGCGAAACATATCGAGATCAATCGTTTCGCTCCGCCAGCTTTACCGCTGTTTCAAACGCTATTTGAACTGGTTAAAAACAAAAATTATTTTGTGATAACCACCAATGTAGACGCACAATTTTACAAAACAGGCTTTGCTGCCGAGCGTATTTTCGCCACGCAGGGGGATTACGGTAAATTGCAATGTGCCACTGGCTGCCACAAAACGCTGTACGATAATGGCGATTTGGTAAAGCAATGGCTCAATCATACTGATTGCAACACCCTGGAAATTCCCACCGAACTTGTTCCGCAATGCCCTAAATGTGGTGGGAAAATGGCAATGCACCTGCGAATTGACGGCAATTTTGTTGAAAACGCCGAGTGGCACGCAGCGAGCGCTCGTTATGCTGAGTTTGCCCAACAAAGTTTACACGGGAATACGGTCTATCTCGAATTAGGCGTAGGCTATAACACGCCGGGTATTATCCGTTATCCATTCGAGAAAATGACCTACGATAACCCCGATGCCACGCTGGTTCGTATTAACCGCGACGAACCGCAGGGTTTTGCAGAAACCGCTGCTCAAACAGTGGCATTTACCGAAGATCCGAAAATGGTGTTAGAAAATTTAATGGAGAACACCAAATGAACAAGAACGCGCAACTGAGCCGTATGATTTCCTTGCTCGCCCCAGGTTATACACAGCCTGATAGCGTGACGGAAAAACGCCAACTTTTGCGAGCCTTGATGAACGTTTGGCGGCCTGAACAGCCGATCTCCACAGAATTTCTTCATCTGCAAGACGAGTTTTTACAACAGGAGTTGATGGAAAAAGGCATCGTGGATCTCACTGATCTCACGCCTGTTGAGCCACAAATTTACCTGTGGCAAGGCGATATAACTCGTCTAAAAGTGGGGGCAATCGTCAATGCTGCAAACAGCCAAATGCTGGGCTGTTTCTATCCATTGCACGCTTGTATCGACAACGCTATTCACTCAGCATCTGGTTTACAACTCCGTCAGAATTGCTGGGAAATTATGCAGAAACAAGGAGTTACCGAACCCACAGGCAAAGCAAAAATTACTCCTGGGTTCAACTTGCCTGCTGATTATATTTTACATACCGTTGGCCCGATTATAAGCGGTGAATTAACTGAAGAAGATTGTAAATTATTGGCAGAGTGTTACCGCTCGTGCCTTGAGTTAGCCAAAGAGAAGGGCGTGCAGTCGGTGGCATTTTGTTGCATCAGCACAGGCGAGTTCCGCTTCCCCAACGAAGCCGCCGCCGAAATAGCTGTCCGCACTGTGCGAGATTTTCTGCAAAATAACCCACAGATGAGGGTGATTTTTAACGTGTTTAAAGAGATCGATTTGCAGATCTATCAGAAGTTATTAGGGAAATGAGAAGATTTTTGTAAACTCTCCTGACTTACTAATTTGTTTGTACTTATAAAAAGTAAGTTTAACCATTAGGATAATGCTAATTTCAAGTTGAGGAGCCTTACAATGAAAAAATTAGCGGCGTGTTTTACTGCCGGTATATTGGCAATGTGTATGAACACTATAGCTATGGCAAGCGAACCGTCTGCCAATATGGATTCGTTGCGTGAAATGATGAGCAAAATGCCGCCAGTGAATACGCAGGGAGCTATTTCCAAATGGCTCGACGTGCCTTATGCGAACCAGTCAGATGCACAAAAATTAGATATCTATCTGCCCACTGAAGGTAAGGCTCCTTACCCAGCGATCATTGCTATTCATGGCGGAGGTTTTGTTTTTGGCGATAAAGGCACGAGCGAAGTGAACGCCCCAATGACAGGGCTGAAACGTGGCTATGCGGTAGTGTCGATCAACTATCGCCTGGCGGGCGAGGCCGTTTTTCCTGCGGCAGTTTATGATGTAAAGGCAGCAGTGCGTTTTGTTAAAGCAAATGCGGAAAAATATGGCTTAGATCCAAACCGGATCGTCGCGTGGGGTGATTCCGCAGGGGCAAACTTAGCATCAATGCTTGGTACAACGGCCGGCAATCCTGCTTTGGAAGATTTAACTCAAGGCAATGCTGAACAAAGTAGTCGGGTTAATGCCGTGGTCAATTTCTTTGGCCCAACCGATTTTTCAGTGATGGATGCTCAGTTCAAAGCAAGCGGTAAAAAACCTCTACAAATTCACAATGCAGCGGATTCGGGTGAGTCGCAATATATGGGGGTGCAAATCAGTAAAATCCCTAATTTAGTAAAATTTGCCAATCCGCAAAGCTATATTTCAAAGGATACCGTACCATTTTTCCTGATGAATGGTTCGGAAGATCCCATTGTGCCAACCCAACAAAGCGAAGATTTTGCCAAAGCTTTGCAAGCCGTGATTGGCGAAGACAAAGTTACCTATGTTCAGCTCCAGGGGGCAGGGCACGGCACTGCCGAATTTGAGGAAAAAGAAAATTTAGATAAAGTGTTCCAGTTTCTTGATAAACAACTTAAACGCTAAATTTATCTCAGATTAGAGTTTTGACTGAATAATTCAGATGTAATACAGCGGCAGGCATCAACACCCATAGATGCTGCCGCTGGTTAGTTTATGGCTCGTCAGTGAGGCTACTTTAGAGACAGTTATATAGATTCAGGTGCTATTTATATATCTCTGCAATACCGTGCAGTTTGTTATTACCTGCCGTCGACAGAATTTTGAATGATGTTGCGCCTTGCTCTTTAGCCTTACGAGAGAGGGCACTCGATAAATCATCAAGCGTATAGGCACTGCTGGCTGAGACTACACCCATCTTTTCTTTCCCATCTGCATGATTAATTTCCTGAGCGGCAGAGGCAGCATTCACTGAAATGAAGCCCATAACCAATGTAGTAATAAGTAGTTTTTTCATATCTGGTACCTCATTTAAAAATATATTTCAAACTGGATTTGTATCAGGAGTAACCTCCTCCATCTGTATGTTCAAATATACAGGCCTAAGCTGTCATGAGGATGACCGCTATATGACAAAGTTGTCAGTGTTTTTGATTAGTGTTTTTTTAAATACAGGTTCAGAACGTTAATAATGCACTCAGGTTATTCACACATAGGCATATTGTTTATGTCTAAAATACCATCATTTTCTGCGAATCATCAGCCCGCAGGTTTGCAAACAGTGGCGTAATATCCTGCTGTGCTGCGCCTCGTTCAGCCACCAGCCCGAACGTTTTATTTTTTGCCTCGTCTTCACTTTGCGCTTATTTCTGACCAGCGCTACGGGCTGATGTCCCATTTCAATAGCGGTATTCACGACATGAAGACCTGTACTCCCTGTCGCGCCTGCAACGAGTATTTTTATGATAAACCTTCTGATAATTCAGACTTATTTTCGCTAAGTTCAGAATATCAATTATCATTATTGTCCGTAATAAGGCTAAAATGATTGTGTCTATGAACACCCTTCATGAGTGTGTGATGAAGGGAATGCCCCCATAAGGAAATCGCCGATGCTCAAAGAAAACTTCAACGAACTGCAAATCTTTCTTGTGGTCGCGAGGGAGCGAAGTTTTACCAAAGCAGCGGGTAAACTGGGTGTTTCTCAGTCAGCCCTCAGCCACGCGATCAAGGCCCTGGAGGAAAGGCTGAATATCCGCCTTCTGACCCGCACGACCCGAAGCGTGGCCCCCACAGAAGCCGGTGAGAGGATTATTGCCTGCCTTGAACCTCGTATTGCCGATCTTGAACAGGAACTGGAATCGCTGGTTCAACTGAACGGCACAGCCTCCGGCAATATTCGCTTATCTGCCGGAGAGCACGCTGCGCGAAGTCTGGTGTGGCCGAAGTTAAAACCTTTCCTCAGGGAATATCCGGAAATCAAAGTTGAACTGGTGGTTGATAACGGTTTTGTCGATATTGTTGAGGGGCGTTTTGATGCCGGGATCCGCCTGGGTGAAAGTGTGGAAAAGGACATGATTGCGGTAAGAATTGGGCCGGATATGAGAATGGCCGTAGTGGGAGCACCATCTTATTTCTCTGCAAATCCTGCACCTGAAACGCCGCACGAGCTACAAAATCACCGGTGCATCAATATGCGCCTGCCGACTGCCGGAGGGCTTTATCACTGGGAGTTTGAGAAGGAAGGAAAGCCGTTAAGGGTCAGAGTGGAAGGGCAGGTGACGTTTAATTTGCAGGCAGAAAGGATTGATGCGGCGTTATCCGGTTTTGGCATCGCCTGTATACCTGAAGACAGAGTGCTGGATTATATAAAGTCAGGAGAGCTTATTCAGGTTTTGCAGGACTGGTGTCCGTCTTTCCCCGGATATTATCTTTACTACCCGAGCCGTAAACAGCATCCGCCCGCTTTCGCGCTGATGATCGATGCACTTCGCTACGCAGAATAATGGGTCCGCTTTACGCTGCGGACCCATCCGGGTATTAACGGCCTACGCGAGCCTGGTGCTCGGGAGAGTAACGTTCGCCGACGACTTTAATGGTTTCAAGCGCCTGGGTTATCTGCCGTGAGTCATCCTGCGAAAGGATGATGTCGGCAGCCCCCAGGTTTTCCTCCAGCCGGTGTAGTTTGGTGGTACCAGGAATAGGAGCAATCCACGGTTTTTGTGCCAGCAGCCACGCCAGCGCGATTTGCGCAGACGTCACGCCTTTCTCTGCCGCCAGTTCACCCAGCAACGAGACCAGCTTTTCATTGGCTTCAATCGCCTGTTCGGCGAAACGTGGCACGGTGCTGCGGTAATCATCCTTGCCAAAAGTGGTTCCTGGTTTAATTGATCCCGTCAGGAAGCCCTTACCTAATGGGCTGAAGGGCACAAAACCAATGCCCAGTTCCTCCAGCAACGGCAGGATCTCCTGCTCAGGTTCGCGCCACCACAGGGAGTATTCGCTTTGCAGCGCAGTGACCGGTTGTACGGCATGCGCGCGACGAATGGTTTGCGCACCTGCTTCGGACAGTCCGAAATGTTTGACCTTGCCTTCCGCGATGAGGTCTTTTACGGTTCCCGCGACATCTTCAATGGGGACATCCGGATCGACACGGTGTTGATATAGCAGGTCAATGACATCAGTCTTAAGACGGCGTAATGATCCTTCCACAGCTTCACGGATATGCTCCGGACGGCTGTTTAAAACCTGCTGCTTGTTGTCCGTACCGAAGGTAAAACCAAACTTGGTGGCAATGACCACACGGTCACGAAACGGTTTTAAGGCTTCGCCTACAACCTCTTCATTAAGGAAGGGGCCATACACTTCAGCGGTATCGAAGAAGGTGACTCCACGTTCTACCGCTGCGCGGATGAGCTCGATAGCCTGACGGGTTTCGGTCGCCGGGCCGTAGCCGTGGCTTAAGCCCATGCAGCCGAGCCCAAGGGCGGAAACTTCAAGTCCGGATTGACCCAGATAACGTTTTTGCATTGAATGAATACCTCTTTTATCGCGACTTAAACATCAAGTTTGCGGCCAGTCAGCCATTCCACCATCGCCGGGTCACGGTGAGAGAAGAAGGCGCTGGTTGCGGTGTCGAGGGCAGCAATTTGCAGCATATCCTCAGAGCTGAGTTCAAAATCGAGAATGTTGATGTTCTCTTCCATGCGTTCTTTGCGCACCGATTTCGCCAGTGAAACGATGCCTCGCTGGAAGATCCAACGCAGTACAACCTGACCCACGCTTTTTCCATACTTCTGACCAATTGCCGTTAACACCGGGTGCTGGAAGAGACCATTTCTCCCCTCGGCAAATGGGGCCCAGGCTTCCGGCTGAATGCCACGGCTGTGATTCCATGGAACGGCATGCAGCTGCTGATTGAAGGGGTTAACTTCAATCTGGTTTACCGCAGGGGCTACTTTGTTGAAGGCGATAAGGTCGGCAAGTCGGTCAGGATGGAAGTTGCTGACGCCAATAGCGCGAATTTTGCCTGCCTGTTGCAGTTCTTCCATAGCACGCCAGGCCCCATGGACATCGCCGTAAGGCTGATGAATCAGGTACAGGTCAACGTAATCAAGTTGCAGCCGATTCAGGGAGCGTTCGAACTGTGCTTTAGCGCCTTCGTAATTGGTATCCTGCAGCCACAGTTTGGTGGTGACAAAGAGTTCGTTACGGGCGATGCCGGTCTGTTTCAGAGCGTTCCCGACCTGGGTTTCATTCTGGTAAGACGCGGCGGTATCGATCAGGCGGTATCCCGTGTCGATGGCGTCAATAACGGCTCTTTCGCATTCGGCAGCATCCGTCATCTGGAAGACACCAAAGCCCAGCAGGGGCATTTCAATACCGTTGTTCAATTTTACAGTTTGCATGACGTTATCCTTCAGCTGTTGTCCAGTAAAAGCATAACGCAAAGTGATTTATTCGATTAGATGGGGTAATTAGCTAGGGTTTATTAGATGTGTTCATTAATTTAGAAGGGGGAGAAGGTCGGCTATGTGCCAATAGCGGAACACACTAATGCTGCTGTACAGGGGCTGACTCATTTCCTCCTCCACTTTCATCCCGTTATACTGTGAAAAAAAGGAGGTAGGCGTGAAACTGAAAATGCAGGATTTGAGGCTGTTTAATCTCGTGTTTGAGAGCGATCCTGGTTGGATACTGGATTTCTCTAACCGCACCTTGTCTGCTTTTTTTGATGAAGAACTGAACATTGATATTGATGATGAACGTTATCAGGAAGAGGGGACGTCAAAAGCCAAACGAGTTAGATGCTTGCTGAAACAGGCTGATCGTGAAACCGCTCTACGGGTTCTTGGCGCTCTCTGGCAGTATAAAACAGAATCCATGCCTGAACAGGCTGAACAAAGCCGTA carries:
- a CDS encoding SDR family oxidoreductase, whose translation is MKTIAVTGATGQFGAIALAKLQEKGAKPIALVRNPAKISGAEARAFDYSKVEGQVEALQGVDTLLLVSGSEVGQREVQHKNVIESAKKAGVKHIIYTSLLGATNEITVGLLAGEHVATEQALKESGLTYTILRNGWYTENYTASVQPALALNAFYGSAKDGKIASALRADYAEAAANVALGEGHENKTYELAGDNAYTLTELAAEISKQSGKEIPYVDIPAADYESALLKAGLPEGLAHLLAQADVDASKGALFSTDKTLSRLLGRPTQDLAVAVKAAL
- a CDS encoding DUF1471 domain-containing protein produces the protein MKKLLITTLVMGFISVNAASAAQEINHADGKEKMGVVSASSAYTLDDLSSALSRKAKEQGATSFKILSTAGNNKLHGIAEIYK
- a CDS encoding SIR2 family NAD-dependent protein deacylase, with the translated sequence MEKRLQAAKAAFKNADCVLIGAGAGFSAAAGLTYSNKRFTDNFQAFIQKYGMTDMYSAGFYPFPSEEAKWAYWAKHIEINRFAPPALPLFQTLFELVKNKNYFVITTNVDAQFYKTGFAAERIFATQGDYGKLQCATGCHKTLYDNGDLVKQWLNHTDCNTLEIPTELVPQCPKCGGKMAMHLRIDGNFVENAEWHAASARYAEFAQQSLHGNTVYLELGVGYNTPGIIRYPFEKMTYDNPDATLVRINRDEPQGFAETAAQTVAFTEDPKMVLENLMENTK
- a CDS encoding winged helix-turn-helix transcriptional regulator, with product MHNQLDQSALQKAIPPEFFVNGRMVGNVLLSQCPSRQILHKITGKWGLLVMLALKSGTKRFGELRREVEGISERMLTQTLQQLEEDKMLVRKSFNTVPPHVEYTLTPLGAEAASKIKELVDWLQFNIGDILVEKMEEE
- a CDS encoding protein-ADP-ribose hydrolase — translated: MNKNAQLSRMISLLAPGYTQPDSVTEKRQLLRALMNVWRPEQPISTEFLHLQDEFLQQELMEKGIVDLTDLTPVEPQIYLWQGDITRLKVGAIVNAANSQMLGCFYPLHACIDNAIHSASGLQLRQNCWEIMQKQGVTEPTGKAKITPGFNLPADYILHTVGPIISGELTEEDCKLLAECYRSCLELAKEKGVQSVAFCCISTGEFRFPNEAAAEIAVRTVRDFLQNNPQMRVIFNVFKEIDLQIYQKLLGK
- a CDS encoding aldo/keto reductase, encoding MQKRYLGQSGLEVSALGLGCMGLSHGYGPATETRQAIELIRAAVERGVTFFDTAEVYGPFLNEEVVGEALKPFRDRVVIATKFGFTFGTDNKQQVLNSRPEHIREAVEGSLRRLKTDVIDLLYQHRVDPDVPIEDVAGTVKDLIAEGKVKHFGLSEAGAQTIRRAHAVQPVTALQSEYSLWWREPEQEILPLLEELGIGFVPFSPLGKGFLTGSIKPGTTFGKDDYRSTVPRFAEQAIEANEKLVSLLGELAAEKGVTSAQIALAWLLAQKPWIAPIPGTTKLHRLEENLGAADIILSQDDSRQITQALETIKVVGERYSPEHQARVGR
- a CDS encoding alpha/beta hydrolase; protein product: MKKLAACFTAGILAMCMNTIAMASEPSANMDSLREMMSKMPPVNTQGAISKWLDVPYANQSDAQKLDIYLPTEGKAPYPAIIAIHGGGFVFGDKGTSEVNAPMTGLKRGYAVVSINYRLAGEAVFPAAVYDVKAAVRFVKANAEKYGLDPNRIVAWGDSAGANLASMLGTTAGNPALEDLTQGNAEQSSRVNAVVNFFGPTDFSVMDAQFKASGKKPLQIHNAADSGESQYMGVQISKIPNLVKFANPQSYISKDTVPFFLMNGSEDPIVPTQQSEDFAKALQAVIGEDKVTYVQLQGAGHGTAEFEEKENLDKVFQFLDKQLKR
- a CDS encoding aldo/keto reductase, which produces MQTVKLNNGIEMPLLGFGVFQMTDAAECERAVIDAIDTGYRLIDTAASYQNETQVGNALKQTGIARNELFVTTKLWLQDTNYEGAKAQFERSLNRLQLDYVDLYLIHQPYGDVHGAWRAMEELQQAGKIRAIGVSNFHPDRLADLIAFNKVAPAVNQIEVNPFNQQLHAVPWNHSRGIQPEAWAPFAEGRNGLFQHPVLTAIGQKYGKSVGQVVLRWIFQRGIVSLAKSVRKERMEENINILDFELSSEDMLQIAALDTATSAFFSHRDPAMVEWLTGRKLDV
- a CDS encoding LysR family transcriptional regulator, with amino-acid sequence MLKENFNELQIFLVVARERSFTKAAGKLGVSQSALSHAIKALEERLNIRLLTRTTRSVAPTEAGERIIACLEPRIADLEQELESLVQLNGTASGNIRLSAGEHAARSLVWPKLKPFLREYPEIKVELVVDNGFVDIVEGRFDAGIRLGESVEKDMIAVRIGPDMRMAVVGAPSYFSANPAPETPHELQNHRCINMRLPTAGGLYHWEFEKEGKPLRVRVEGQVTFNLQAERIDAALSGFGIACIPEDRVLDYIKSGELIQVLQDWCPSFPGYYLYYPSRKQHPPAFALMIDALRYAE